From the Excalfactoria chinensis isolate bCotChi1 chromosome 1, bCotChi1.hap2, whole genome shotgun sequence genome, one window contains:
- the NYX gene encoding nyctalopin has product MFVVILNVILWVPHVHAVWACVRSCPANCVCTQERSCSVLCDRAGLGQIPSEFPCEASSINLDKNSIKFLSERAFGTLPSLKSLSLNHNNISFITPGAFKGLPSLTELKMAHNEYIRYLHTRTFTALRRLVKLDLADCNLFNIPDRIFIELPSLQELFCFQNNFRRIPGAIRGMENLTHVYLERNRIEAVAYNSLQGLTRLKYLNLQDNRINVVHERAFQGCRKMEYLYLNDNLISELPENSFDGLRCLKMLNLGGNFLRNVSNTWFRDLVELEVLYLDRNRINYIEEGAFENLTSLVSLHLNSNNLTTLPFSVFQPVYFLGRLYLFRNPWECDCRIEWLKEWMENYRLVRDIPCASPSSVAGIDLMDVLYDRSPEGYCLDPVELNVTSDSPTPSGEPFSTTESRFNSLISKLLLQMGLPEEVENATEVFSNATQLDGLADGVTSGTREDRSKAISLSFHLPALLTVVIFQGK; this is encoded by the exons ATGTTTGTCGTCATTTTAAATG TGATCCTTTGGGTGCCCCATGTCCACGCGGTGTGGGCCTGCGTGCGGTCCTGCCCTGCCAACTGTGTGTGCACCCAGGAACGgagctgctctgtcctctgTGACCGTGCCGGCCTGGGGCAGATCCCCAGTGAATTCCCTTGCGAAGCTTCCTCTATTAACCTGGACAAAAACAGCATCAAGTTCCTCTCTGAGAGAGCCTTCGGTACTTTGCCTTCCCTTAAATCACTGTCCCTCAACCACAACAATATCTCCTTCATCACTCCGGGGGCTTTCAAAGGGTTGCCCAGCCTGACAGAGCTGAAGATGGCCCACAACGAATACATCCGCTACCTGCACACACGGACATTCACTGCTCTCAGGCGGCTGGTCAAGTTGGACCTGGCGGACTGCAACCTCTTCAACATCCCAGACAGGATCTTCATTGAGCTGCCCTCTCTGCAGGAgcttttctgcttccagaaCAACTTCCGAAGGATCCCAGGTGCCATCAGGGGCATGGAGAATCTGACCCATGTCTACCTGGAGAGAAACAGGATCGAAGCGGTAGCCTACAACTCCCTGCAGGGCCTGACCAGGCTGAAATATCTGAATCTGCAAGACAACAGGATAAATGTTGTTCATGAGCGAGCTTTTCAGGGCTGCCGAAAGATGGAGTACCTGTACCTGAATGACAATTTGATCAGCGAGCTTCCAGAAAATTCCTTTGATGGCCTGAGGTGCCTGAAAATGCTCAACCTAGGGGGGAATTTCCTCAGGAACGTTTCCAACACTTGGTTCAGGGACCTGGTGGAGCTGGAGGTCCTCTATCTGGACCGCAACAGGATCAACTACATTGAGGAGGGGGCTTTTGAGAACCTCACCAGCCTGGTCTCCTTGCACTTGAACAGCAACAACCTGACGACCTTGCCCTTCTCTGTCTTCCAGCCTGTGTACTTCCTGGGGCGGTTGTACCTCTTCCGCAACCCCTGGGAGTGCGATTGCCGCATTGAATGGCTGAAGGAGTGGATGGAGAACTACAGACTTGTCAGGGACATTCCCTGTGCCTCCCCGTCCTCTGTAGCAGGGATTGACCTAATGGATGTGCTCTACGATAGATCACCAGAAGGTTACTGTCTTGACCCCGTGGAGCTAAATGTCACATCTGACAGCCCAACCCCAAGTGGCGAGCCTTTCTCTACCACAGAGAGCAGGTTCAACAGCCTTATTTCTAAACTCTTGCTTCAGATGGGCCTTCCTGAAGAGGTGGAGAACGCTACTGAAGTCTTCAGTAATGCTACGCAACTGGATGGACTTGCTGATGGGGTTACTTCTGGCACAAGGGAAGACAGGAGCAAAGCCATCTCCCTCTCTTTCCACCTTCCAGCACTTCTTACAGTGGTTATTTTCCAGGGCAAGTAA